In Candidatus Defluviibacterium haderslevense, the following are encoded in one genomic region:
- a CDS encoding sensor histidine kinase, whose product MKIKDFIVSFIVLYVMLRLDVSSLDAQDCSEAWLQEAKFQLDTFIISYRPQTGLNYSDSINSKIKSYRLEDCEATYWINYYRAELLELNNRHQEALDIYYTLSSTAKELQKWDLFVSIQISIARVMETINRGDDCLRHLKMAKEYIDHKQLLNLYAFYGVRMSSYQRIFNSKDSAYFYAQQAVDYGIKYNAPRQIADGYYLLGILTSNIDTSYYLLQQSYKQFLLNKNYNGATSMAKNIQNKIKNTKFSNQSPAWLDTISKYIVLIKEHNYTYHYLLNKYYEEISDRYFFKNNLDSAYYYLKLSKEHMKQSDINVNQTEISQAEIDNITSTERFKAEALTRQTKFQKILLSILVLGLISALIVAYNLNSKKIKIEKQRTLIQNQNEELAHSFQRQSMLLSEIHHRVKNNLQLVISLLTLHFNKVKDNKEYQYLEDISNKVRSIALIHEHLYHTEQFEKIELKSYLKDLLEHYLALHTSDTEFAYEIIEDQAIHLNLETVMPIGIICTELISNSLKYGRRPDQMLKLEFKLQSLESKYILKFHDNGIETNRKFTDQIKSGMGTLLIDSMVRQLQAQSSPTINGTASFNLVFQEKIISKV is encoded by the coding sequence TTAGGCTGGATGTGTCTTCGCTCGATGCACAGGATTGCAGTGAAGCCTGGCTACAGGAAGCCAAATTTCAATTAGATACTTTTATAATTTCCTACAGACCACAAACAGGTTTAAATTATTCCGACTCCATAAATTCTAAGATTAAGTCTTACAGATTGGAAGATTGTGAAGCGACCTATTGGATTAATTATTACAGAGCCGAGTTGCTTGAATTGAATAATAGACACCAGGAAGCATTGGATATATATTATACTTTATCTTCGACAGCCAAAGAATTACAGAAATGGGACTTATTTGTTTCAATTCAAATTTCAATTGCACGCGTTATGGAAACCATAAACCGTGGAGATGATTGCCTTCGACATTTAAAAATGGCAAAAGAATATATAGACCATAAACAATTATTGAATTTATATGCATTCTATGGTGTGCGTATGTCTAGTTATCAAAGGATATTTAACAGTAAAGACAGTGCTTACTTTTATGCACAACAGGCAGTAGACTATGGTATAAAATATAATGCCCCAAGGCAAATCGCTGATGGATATTATTTATTAGGTATATTAACATCCAATATAGACACTTCCTACTATTTACTACAACAATCCTATAAGCAGTTTTTACTCAATAAAAACTATAATGGAGCCACCTCTATGGCTAAAAATATTCAAAACAAAATTAAAAATACTAAATTTTCAAATCAATCACCTGCTTGGCTTGATACCATATCAAAATACATTGTCCTCATTAAAGAGCACAACTATACTTATCATTACTTACTGAATAAGTATTATGAAGAAATTTCTGATCGGTATTTTTTTAAAAATAATCTGGACTCTGCTTATTATTATTTAAAGCTTTCTAAAGAGCACATGAAACAATCGGATATTAATGTCAATCAAACAGAAATTTCACAAGCAGAAATAGACAATATCACTTCAACCGAAAGGTTTAAGGCCGAAGCATTAACCAGACAAACTAAATTCCAGAAAATACTCTTATCAATCTTAGTCTTAGGTCTAATATCCGCGCTAATAGTAGCCTATAATCTAAATTCAAAAAAAATAAAAATCGAAAAACAAAGAACACTTATCCAAAATCAAAACGAAGAACTAGCTCATTCTTTCCAAAGACAAAGCATGTTGTTGTCCGAAATTCATCATCGGGTAAAAAATAATCTTCAACTTGTTATTAGTCTATTAACACTACATTTTAATAAAGTAAAAGATAATAAAGAATATCAATATTTGGAAGATATTTCAAATAAGGTTAGAAGTATTGCACTTATACATGAACACTTATACCATACAGAACAATTTGAAAAAATTGAATTAAAATCGTATTTGAAGGATTTATTAGAGCATTATTTAGCCCTCCATACATCGGATACTGAATTTGCATATGAGATTATAGAGGACCAAGCTATTCATTTAAATCTTGAGACGGTTATGCCAATAGGTATCATTTGTACGGAACTCATCAGTAATTCTCTAAAATATGGAAGAAGACCGGATCAGATGTTGAAATTGGAATTTAAACTTCAATCCTTGGAGTCCAAGTACATTCTAAAATTTCATGATAATGGCATCGAAACCAATAGAAAATTCACGGATCAAATTAAATCAGGAATGGGCACGTTATTAATCGATAGTATGGTGCGACAACTTCAGGCGCAATCTTCACCCACAATCAACGGAACGGCTTCGTTCAACTTAGTGTTCCAGGAAAAGATCATATCTAAAGTATGA
- a CDS encoding LytTR family transcriptional regulator DNA-binding domain-containing protein produces MNNLKVLIVEDEVLIAETIRMYLEELNYIVTAICISYDEAIEAFHLNTPDLVLLDIRLFGAKSGIDVAHYLNSLDNKPPYVFLTSQIDKRILDAAIQTLPYGYITKPFLKETLWASIETAYHMYKSHIGEDDSIIINDGKKNHILSLDKILMLQADHVYTRFIMNDHIEYLCRNPLHHFQNKLPNTEFVKCHRSYVVNLRYIKNWNSFELTMNNGTKVPISKSHRDLVYQLLNK; encoded by the coding sequence ATGAACAATCTAAAAGTATTAATTGTCGAAGATGAAGTATTGATCGCTGAAACGATCCGCATGTATTTAGAAGAACTTAATTACATAGTAACTGCAATTTGTATTTCTTATGATGAAGCCATTGAAGCTTTCCATTTAAACACGCCTGATCTAGTATTATTGGATATTCGATTATTTGGCGCAAAATCCGGAATTGATGTAGCTCATTATTTAAACAGTCTGGACAACAAACCTCCATATGTTTTTCTTACCTCACAGATTGATAAACGAATATTAGATGCAGCTATTCAAACCCTACCCTATGGCTATATTACAAAACCCTTTTTGAAAGAAACATTGTGGGCGAGTATTGAGACTGCATATCATATGTATAAATCTCATATAGGTGAAGATGATTCTATTATTATCAACGATGGCAAAAAGAATCACATCCTTTCCTTGGATAAAATTCTTATGTTACAGGCAGATCATGTTTATACTCGATTTATTATGAATGATCATATTGAATATTTGTGTAGAAACCCGCTACATCATTTTCAGAATAAATTACCCAATACAGAATTTGTTAAATGTCACAGGAGCTATGTAGTCAATCTTCGATATATTAAAAATTGGAATTCTTTTGAATTAACCATGAACAATGGCACAAAAGTTCCAATAAGTAAATCGCATCGAGATCTGGTTTACCAACTGCTAAACAAATAA
- a CDS encoding peptidoglycan DD-metalloendopeptidase family protein: protein MKKVMLLIWCLLFFLFISISFGQVNSGFQISNEDYGNFSSNNAEHPCISEEQYLMIEQSCKENIQLLQSKGVLHENSAAVTLFNWPLKAANGLSDCSFYRISAYVDQNTVSGTIQDFSCGTNTYDGHRGTDISIWPFNFYKMDHDFVEVIAAAPGIIINKHDGEFDKNCAANNQTANYLIIRHADGSQANYWHMKKNSLTKKVIGESVLAGEYLGIVGSSGSSTGPHLHFEVWAGSTVATRVDPYAGNCNTLNAISWWANQKSYMETGIVKVSVNTTDIVFPACPATETPNESDVFQIPFQGAGLAPGFAKFYIFIREEMSGLTANMSILNPDGTTFTSWTYMSTAANKTRINGFSKKLPTTPGIYTFMANYNGTICSKTFKITAATNTDNLNHENKSIIYPNPSSGTFILEMKESVATEIEIFNLLGVIVYRASIIKPITEFNLNLPANIYLYKIRNENKVSDTGKLLIK, encoded by the coding sequence ATGAAAAAAGTGATGTTATTAATTTGGTGTTTATTGTTTTTCCTATTTATAAGTATTTCCTTTGGTCAAGTGAATTCAGGTTTTCAAATAAGTAATGAAGACTATGGAAATTTTTCATCCAATAATGCTGAGCATCCTTGCATTTCGGAAGAGCAATATTTAATGATTGAACAAAGTTGTAAAGAAAATATTCAATTACTTCAATCCAAGGGAGTACTCCATGAAAATTCTGCAGCTGTTACCTTATTTAATTGGCCATTGAAAGCTGCTAATGGATTAAGCGATTGTAGTTTTTATCGTATATCGGCCTATGTAGATCAGAATACCGTTTCAGGAACCATACAGGATTTTAGCTGTGGGACGAATACTTATGACGGTCATCGTGGAACTGATATTTCTATTTGGCCATTTAATTTTTATAAAATGGATCATGATTTTGTTGAAGTCATTGCAGCTGCACCCGGAATTATAATAAACAAACATGATGGTGAATTTGATAAGAACTGTGCGGCGAATAATCAAACAGCAAATTATTTGATCATCAGACATGCTGATGGTTCACAAGCCAATTATTGGCATATGAAAAAGAATTCATTGACTAAAAAAGTCATTGGTGAATCTGTTTTGGCTGGTGAATATCTAGGAATAGTCGGGAGTTCAGGAAGTTCAACTGGTCCGCATCTGCATTTTGAGGTTTGGGCAGGAAGTACTGTCGCGACAAGAGTAGATCCCTATGCAGGAAATTGTAATACCTTGAATGCTATATCCTGGTGGGCTAATCAAAAATCTTATATGGAAACAGGAATTGTTAAGGTGTCAGTAAATACTACTGATATTGTTTTTCCAGCTTGTCCTGCTACAGAAACGCCGAATGAAAGTGATGTCTTTCAAATTCCTTTTCAGGGAGCTGGACTCGCTCCTGGATTTGCAAAATTCTATATATTTATTAGAGAAGAAATGTCAGGATTAACGGCGAACATGAGTATACTAAATCCAGATGGAACAACTTTTACCAGTTGGACTTATATGTCAACTGCAGCTAATAAAACAAGAATTAATGGTTTTTCAAAAAAATTGCCAACCACTCCGGGGATCTATACTTTTATGGCAAATTATAATGGTACGATTTGCTCAAAAACATTTAAAATTACAGCAGCAACTAACACCGATAATCTGAATCATGAAAACAAAAGTATAATATACCCAAATCCATCAAGTGGAACTTTTATTTTAGAAATGAAAGAAAGTGTAGCCACAGAAATTGAAATATTTAATCTATTAGGAGTAATCGTTTATAGGGCATCAATAATAAAACCAATAACGGAATTTAATTTGAACCTACCTGCAAATATTTACCTATATAAAATAAGGAATGAAAATAAAGTGTCGGATACAGGAAAATTGTTGATAAAGTAA